One part of the Vicia villosa cultivar HV-30 ecotype Madison, WI unplaced genomic scaffold, Vvil1.0 ctg.000359F_1_1, whole genome shotgun sequence genome encodes these proteins:
- the LOC131627357 gene encoding WAT1-related protein At4g08290-like, which produces MIYILLLLVYIKGTPSTYNKLHQAFFFTLILSLIFISQYTMCAKNQIISRLIHLFTNAKPYLLMIGLQFGMAGNYIFGKDILNHGMSRFVFIVYRNAMAVVALAPFAFLIERKSRPKMTLPVFLQIMVLGFLEPLFNQSFTYLGMKYTSASFTSAIMNAVPAITFLLAVIIRLERLKCNDIRSQAKVIGTLVTFGGAMLMAIYKGPAFTIFHSENTTHHQNGTQESSHNHQTAGALYILMGCVALSSFYILQSITLKRYPAELSLATLICLVGGAQATAVALVAEPHSSAWAIGWDYRLYAPLYTGIVSSGIAYYVQGVVMQSRGPVFATAFNPLCMIIVAALGSFILGENLYLGSIIGAVIIALGLYSVVWGKAKDYSESSTIEGETKSMPITAKNDLENETISVISEENQPPSKNKLEKEIELNVTNA; this is translated from the exons ATGATatatatacttttgcttttggTGTATATAAAAGGAACACCATCCACATATAACAAACTACACCAAGCATTTTTCTTCACTCTAATCCTCTCTTTGATCTTCATTAGTCAGTACACTATGTGTGCCAAAAATCAGATTATTAGTAGATTAATTCATCTATTTACTAATGCTAAGCCATACCTTTTAATGATTGGCCTTCAATTTGGCATGGCTGGTAATTACATCTTTGGAAAGGACATTCTTAACCATGGGATGAGTCGCTTCGTGTTCATAGTTTATCGTAATGCCATGGCTGTGGTCGCCCTTGCCCCTTTCGCTTTCTTAATTGAAAG gaaaagTAGGCCCAAGATGACTCTTCCTGTCTTCCTACAGATAATGGTGCTGGGATTTCTTGA GCCACTTTTCAACCAAAGCTTCACTTACTTGGGGATGAAGTATACTTCAGCTTCATTCACATCTGCTATTATGAATGCCGTGCCAGCTATCACCTTTCTGCTTGCAGTCATAATCcg GCTGGAGCGTCTTAAATGCAATGATATTCGAAGTCAAGCCAAAGTAATTGGAACATTAGTAACCTTTGGAGGCGCTATGCTAATGGCAATTTACAAAGGACCTGCCTTCACCATTTTCCATTCTGAAAACACAACTCACCATCAAAATGGAACCCAAGAATCATCACATAACCACCAAACTGCTGGAGCTCTTTATATACTAATGGGTTGTGTTGCTTTATCTTCTTTCTACATTTTGCag TCAATAACGTTAAAAAGATATCCGGCGGAACTATCATTGGCAACTTTAATATGTTTGGTGGGAGGAGCACAGGCTACTGCGGTGGCACTAGTGGCGGAGCCTCACTCAAGTGCTTGGGCCATTGGTTGGGATTACAGGCTCTACGCTCCTCTTTACACG GGAATAGTTAGTTCAGGAATTGCATACTATGTTCAAGGGGTAGTGATGCAAAGCAGAGGTCCAGTATTTGCAACAGCCTTTAATCCTCTTTGCATGATCATTGTTGCTGCTTTGGGCTCCTTTATTTTAGGAGAAAACCTATATCTTGGAAG TATAATTGGAGCAGTTATAATTGCACTTGGTCTTTATTCAGTTGTGTGGGGAAAAGCCAAAGACTATTCAGAATCATCAACCATAGAAGGAGAGACAAAATCAATGCCAATCACTGCAAAAAATGATCTGGAAAATGAAACTATTTCTGTCATTTCGGAAGAAAACCAGCCACCATCAAAGAACAAATTGGAGAAAGAAATAGAGTTGAATGTTACAAATGCATGA